From the genome of Thiovibrio frasassiensis:
AAAACAAACACGGTGCTCGCCATCACGCTCATCGCCATTGGGATTCTGGCCCTTACCTATCAAGGGATCACCTACACGACAGAAGAGAAGGTCGTCGATCTCGGTCCTATCCAGATGACGGCGGAGAAGACGAAAACGCTTCCGCTGCCGCCGATTGTGGGGGCGGTTACGCTGGTGGCCGGTATTGTTTTGTTGGTCAGGGGCGGAAAAAGCGGCTGATGGCTACGGAATGTTGCAACAACGCAGAGATTGTTCCGCGCTTCTATTTGGTCACAAGGTGAAACTATGTGGAATCAGGATTGTTGGGCCGGCTGGGGACATGGCCCGGGGTTTGGCGGGATGATCATGATGTTGGTGTTTTGGGCGCTGATTATTGCCGGTATCGTTATGTTCGTTGACTGGATTAGAAAGAGGAAATTACCCCGCCATGGGGAGACGCCTCTGGACATTCTGAAAAAGCGTTATGCCCAGGGCGAGATCGACAAGGACGAATTCGACCGGATAAAAAAGGATCTGGAATCATAGGGCCTTCGGCTTCAAGGGATTGAGCCGTGTTCCCGTCCAGACAGCCGGGCCTGCATCAGTCGGTGCCCCGCACCAGGGCGGTCAGGGTTCGCACCGTTTCCTTCATCTGTTCCGCCTGCGCGTTCAGCTCTTCCGAGGCGCTGGCCGTTTCTTCGGCAGTGGCCGCGTTCTGCTGGGTCACCGTATCCAGCTCGGTAACCGCCAGATTCACCTGGCCGACCCCGGTGGCCTGTTCCTGTGAGGCATTGGCGATCTCGCTCATCAGCATGGCAATCTTGGCGGTGCTCTCGGCTGCTTCCCGGAAAGAGAGGTTGGTGGCCGACACCAGTTTGGAGCCTGCCTGCACCTTGCTCACCGTGCCCTCGATCAGCCCGGCGGTGTTTTTTGCCGCCTCCGAGGCCCGCATGGCCAGATTGCGCACCTCGTCGGCCACCACGGCAAAGCCGGCCCCGGCTTCCCCGGCCCGGGCCGCTTCCACCGCCGCATTCAGGGCCAGCAGGTTGGTCTGGAAGGCGATCTCGTCAATGGTTTTGACGATCTTGGAGGTCTCTTCGCTGGCCTTGGCAATCTCACCCATGGACTGGGTCAGCAAGCCCATGGATTCATTGGCCGTGTCGATCACTTGTCGGGCCTCGCCCGCCAGGGTATTGGCCTGAGCGACATTGTCGGCGTTCTGTTTGGTGACGGCGGCTATTTCTTCCAGGGAGGCCGAGGTTTCCTCGATGGCGGCGGCCTGATTCCCGGCGCCGTCCGCCAGGGACTGGCTCACGGAAGAGACCTGGCCCGCCGCTGCGTTCACCTCCGTCGCGCCGTTGGTCAGCTCATCGCTGATCTGTTCCAGGGTGCCTACGATGAGCGAGGAAAGATAGGCCGCCATCAAAACGCTGAGGGCAATGACGATCAGGGCCGAGCTTGCGGTGCTGATCAGCGAGGACCTGCCCTCCTGCATATGGCTGTCCGCCAGGGCTACAAGATCCGCCCCGAGCCAGGTTTCCACCTCTTTCATCAGTTCGATTTTTTTGGTTATGGTGTCAAACCAGTGCTCCGGTTGGATGCCGAAGCCGCCCTCCAGATGTCTGTCCAGGGCGACGGTCTCCATGGCGGCAACCTCCCCCACTGCCGGGGCGGTCATCTTTTCCTTGTAAAATTCCTTGGCTTGGTCCTCGGCAAAGGCCTGAAAAGTATCGAGAAAAACCTTCTGGGCCGAGAGGATTTCCACGCATTGCCGGTACATCCCGGGGGCGAAGCTGTCGTTGGCAAAGGTGTTGCTCAGCACCGCCCGCTCGATTCCCATTCGTTCCTTGGCCTCCACAAAATTGTAGTAGGCGGTGAGGGCCTTCATGATTTTCTGGTCCGGGCTGGTCCGGGCGATCATGGGGATGGTGCTCAGAAAGTCATGGATCACCCCGGTGTAAAAACCGATGGCCTCGGATCCGGCAATGGCCTGGGCATCGACCTGCTGGCGGAGCGTGGTGATTGTGCCGATTCCGGCCAGCGCGGTTTGCAATTTTTCGCGCAGGGCGGGATCTGCTTTGTCGGCCTTGGAATGGGCGAGAAAATCCTGGAGCGCCGCGATCCGTTGGTCGGTTTCCCCGCGCTGGGCCGGAAGGCGGTCCGCGAATTTCAGCCCCTTGCTGCCGAGAAAACCGGCGGTCATGCCCCGCTCCTTCTGAGCTTCGTGGGCAATCTCCGTGTTGAGGGCGGCGATGGCGGCCAGCTCCTTGAGGGACTCGGCTTGCCGGAGATTGGTGTAGCTCTCGGCGCTGTTGAGGAGGAGACTGGCGACCAGAAACAGCAGAGGCAGACAAACAAGCAGCCGCAACATGCCTTTGATGGTGAGTTGTTTGACGAAATTCATGGGCGTGGGATCCTTGTGGTCTGGTGTGCGTTTCCCCTCAACGTGATCACCGTAGCATGCCCACGAAACAACCGAACTGACTTAAGTCAAGGCTGAGTGATGTTCTCTGGAATTATCAGCATATTATCGCGACTGCAGGGGAAGCCCCGCACCCTTCCAGGCGCTGATGCCGCCCCCCAGGTTATAGATCTCCCCGTACCCCTTCCCGGAAAAATACTGGCCCACCGCATAACTGCGCCCGCCCACGGCGCAGATCAACAAAAGGGGCTGCCCGGTGGGCAGAGTCATTCTGCCTTGGGCCAGTTCGCCAAACGGCATGAGCTGCGAGCCGGCAATGGACCCCTCGTTCAGCTCCTGCGGCGAGCGGACATCCACCAGCACCAAGTCCTTGCGGCTTTCGATGAGGGCCTTGGCCTCCGGCGGGGACAGGGAGCGGAAGATGGGAGGCGCTTCTGAACCGGCAGGGACCTCTTGGTTTTCCGGCGGGTTATGGTCGGAGCAGGCGGCGGTGAGCAGAAGCAGGATCAGGACGGCGCTCAGGTGGAGATATCGTTTCATGGGGGGCCAATGGCTCTCAGGTTGTGCTGATTTGCTTTAAAGCGGCGAGCACGGTCTGGATCTCGGCTTCGGTGTTGAAAAAGCCGGGGGAAAGCCGCAGGGTGCCCTGGGGAAAGGTCCCGATGCTGCGGTGGGCCGCAGGCGCGCAATGGAGCCCGGCCCTGGCCATGATTGCGTAATTGCGGTCGAGGAGAAAGGCGAGATCGGATACGCTTTTGCCTGCCATGGTCAGGGAAACGGCCGAGCCTCTGTTGGCGCTGGCCGCTGGCCCGTGCACGGTGATGCCTTCTATCTGGCTTAACCCCTCCAGCAGCAGCCGGGTGAGATGCGCTTCGTGGCGCCGGATCGTTTCCCGGCCGGTTTTTTGAATAAAGGCCAAACCCGCGGCCAACCCGCCGATCCCGAGGGTATTGGGCGTTCCCGACTCAAAACAGTCCGGCATCTGTTGCGGCTGCTCCTCGAGTTCCGAATTGCTGCCCGTGCCGCCCATCTTGAGCGGCGGGGCCATAATCCCTTCCCGGAGGAGAAAGCCGCCGGTGCCGGGGGGGCCGAATAGCCCCTTGTGCCCGGTGAAGGCGAGAAAATCGATGCCCATCCCCTCCATCTTGAGGGGGAAAACCCCGGCGGACTGCGCCGCGTCCACCATCAGCAGCGCCCCGCCCTTGCGGACCCCGATGGCGGCAAGATCGGCCATGGCACCGGTCACATTGGAGACATGGTTGATGATGAGCAGCCGGGTTTTGTCGTGCAGGTGGTTGGGGATATCGTCCGGATCGATACCGCCGGTGATATCGGTGGGGAGAATCTCAAGGCGGATGCCCCGGGTTTTTTCCAGGTACCGCAGGGGGCGCATCACCGAGTTGTGTTCCATGCCCGTGGTCAGCACGTGGTCGCCGGGTTCGAGCAGCCCGAAAATCCCTACGTTAAGGGCCTCGGTCACATTGCTGGTGAATGCCACCCGGCTTGAGTCCGGGCAGTCGAAAAATTCGGCAATCCGTTCACGCGCTTCGAAGATCACCCGGCTGGCGGCCAGGGAAAAGCGGTGCGCCGAGCGGCCGGGGCTTAAGGAAATCTCCTGGATCAGCCGGTGCATGGCCTCTGCCACCTCCGGGGGCTTGGGAAAGGAGGTGGCGGCGTTGTCGAGATAGATGGGGGAAGATGAATCGGGCATAATGAGGGGGGAAGAGGTCTGCCGCCTTCAGTAGGGGCTGGCCACTTTGTTGGCCTGGGCCATGGCGTCCATGATTTCGAACATGTTGGTGACCTGGCCCACCAGCAGGGAGTCCTTGAGATGCAAAAAATCCAGGCAGGTACCGCAGGAATAAATTTCCACCCCCAGATCGGCCAGCTCGCGAAGGGGCGCGATCAGGTCGGATTCGGAGGCGGTGATTTTCACCCCGGTGTTGTAAAAGAAGATCTTGCCGGGCAGAGGGCTGAGGCTCTTGATCGTCTTGATATAGGCCCGCATGAGGATGTTGCCCAGTGCATCGTCGCCCCTGCCCATGGTCTCGGCGGGAATGACGTAGATCAAGGCGTTGCCGGGCAGGTCGCAACGGTACTCCTCCTCCGGGGCTGGCGTCTTGGCCGCGCCTTCATCTGTACCCTTGCTGATCGTGATGTGGCGGGTCTCTCCAGAGGAGCGAACTGCCACTGCGCACCCCATGCTTTTGCCGAAGCGTTCCAGGTTGCTTTGGGCTGCCTCGTTGTCAACCAGCACCTCCACCGAGCCTTGGCTCAGAGAGTCGAGCAGCTCTTTAGCCCGGATCACGGGTTGCGGGCAGGCCAAGCCCCTGCAGTCGAGGACCGTATTCATAGTGTGCCTCTGGCTACCCTTCAGTCGTTAAAGCTTATCTGGCTGACCAGATCGCGAATGATGTCCTGGGCGGCTGGGGCAAGCTCTGGTGCGGCGAAGCCGGTGTCGTAAAAATCAGGATTGATATCGTTGGAGCTCCACATGCTCTTGGCCTCGAAATAGAGATCCTTTTGCGAGAAATATCCCTCCGGCAGCATCATCCGCAGCCTGTAGTTCCGGTTGGTGGGAATGCGCTGCTTGCTCACCAGTTTGAGGCCGCTGGTGGTCAGATCGACGAGGTGTCCGAGGAGTTCGTTGGCGTCATCATCGTAGACCTCAAGGTAGTAGACAAGGTGTCTGCGCTTCAGGGACCGGGTTTCATCCGCCATGCTATTCTCCTAGGGGGCTGGGTTGGCAATGCAGGCCAGCATGTACTCGATGACCGCCTGAGGATTCATGCTGGAAGAATCGACAATAATCGCGTCCGCTGCGGGCTTGAGCGGGGCGTGCTCTCGCATGGAGTCATCATAGTCCCGTTTGCTGATCTGGTCCAGAATTTCCTGATAGTCAACACTTTGCCCTTTTTCCGCCAGCTGCTTTTGCCGGCGACGGGCCCGTTCCTCGGCCGAGGCGTTGAGAAAGAACTTGCAAAACGCCTTGGGGAAGACCACCGTTCCCATGTCGCGGCCCTCGGCGACAATTCCGCCCTCTTCTCCCAATTGTCGCTGCAGGGCGGTGAGCTTTTCCCGCACCAGCGGGTGGGCGGAAACCCGCGAGGCAACCATGCCCATCTCCGGGGTGCGGATGGCCTGGGAAACATCCTCGCCATTGAGCGCCACCCGCACATCCTCATCGCCGTTGGGGCTGAGGGTCAGCTCGATGGCGGCCAAACATTGTGTCAGCGATTCCGTGTCGGCCAGATCGATCCCCTGCCGTTCCAGAGCCAAGCCCACGGCCCGGTACATGGCGCCGGTGTCCAGATAGGTAAAATGGAGCTTCGCGGCCAGCCCCCGGCTGATCGTGCTTTTTCCGGCGCCCGAGGGGCCGTCGATGGTGATGATCCCCTTTGGCTCAAACACGCTCCACCTCGCCCAGGGCTGTGGTCAACGCCTTGATGAAGCGTTGGTTTTCCGCGGGCAGCCCCACGGTGATCCGGATATAGGTGGGGTAGCCGTAGGCGTTCATGGGCCGGACGATGACCCCTTGATGGAGCAGGGCTTCGTAGAGTTTCTTGCCGTCGGCCTTGACATCGATGAGGAAGAAATTGGTCTGGGAGGGAAAGGCGTGGCAGCCGAGTTTTTCCACCTCGCGGCTCAGCCAACTGATCCCCTCCCGGGTAAAGGCGATGGTTTTCTCGTAATGTTCGTCATCGCTCAAAGCGGCCAAGGCGCCTGCCTGGGCCGGGAGATTGACGTTGAACGGCTGCCGGACCCGGTGCAGATAGTCGGCGATATCGGCGTGCATCAAGCCGTAGCCCACCCTTAAGCCGGCCAAGCCGTAGGCCTTGGAAAAGGTGCGCAGGGCCACCACCGGCACCCGGTGTTTGAGGAAGTCCCGGGCATCGAGCCGCAGGCTCGGCTCGACAAAATCCACATACGCCTCGTCCAGGGCGACGATCACCTGATCCGGCACCTTGTCGAGAAAGGCTGCAAAGGATTCGTTGCTGAATACCGTGGCGCAGGGGTTGTTGGGGTTGTCGAGAAAGATGAGCCGGGTCTTCTCGTTGATCTGGCGCGCGATTTCGTCCAGGTCATGGTGCATGTCGACCAGGGGCACCACCCGGTTGACGCCGCCCTGGGCCTGGACCGCCTTCTGGTAGACGAGAAAGGTGGGCTGACTGGTGATCACCTCTTCGCCCGGAGCGAGAAAGGCGGCGATCAGCAGCTGGATCACTTCGTTGGAGCCGTTGCCGAAAACCAGCTGGTTGGGGGAGACGCCGATTTTCTCGGCCAGGGCCTGGGCCAGGTAGTAGCAGCTGCCGTCGGGATAGCGGTGCAGGTTTTTCAGGCTGTCGGTCACGGCGGCAACGGCCTTGGGCGACGGGCCCAGGGCGTTTTCATTGGAGGCCAGTTTGATGGAGCCGGTGATGCCGTACTCACGCTCCAACTCTTCCAGAGGTTTGCCCGGAGGATAGGGGATGAGGCTGGCGATATTGTCGCGGACAGGGAGTTTCATGGGGTAAATCCTCACTTCTCGGACAGGGCCACGAAACCGGTGAGGAGTGTACGATCCCTCCCTGGACCCCGTGGCTAGTTTCTTTTATAATTGCGGTTTGTTCCCTGCAAGACCGAGGCGTTGTTCCAGGGCATAAGCGGCCCGGAAGATTTTTTCCTCACTAAAATGAGAAGCCTGGAGTTGGAGGCCGATGGGCAACCCGCTGCTGCTCATCCCGCAGGGCACCGACATGCCGGGCAAACCGGCCAGATTGGTGCAAATGGTCAGGATATCGGAGAGATAGACGCTCAGCGGGTCATCGATCTTTGCCCCGATTTTCCAGGCCGGCGCCGGCGTGACCGGGGAGACCAGCAGATCGCACTGGCTGAAGGCCTTGGCGTAATCTTGCACGATCAGGGTGCGGACCTGGGAAGCCTTCTTGTAGTAGGCGTCATAATAGCCGGAAGAGAGGGCGTAGGTGCCGATGATGATCCGCCGTTTTACCTCCTCGCCGAAGCCCTGGGAGCGGCTGTGGCGGTACATCTCCAGCAGCTCGTCCTGGTCATGGTCGCGGAAGCCGTATCGGACCCCGTCGTAGCGGGCCAGATTGGAGCTGGCCTCGGCCGGGGCGATGATGTAGTAGGCCGCCACCCCGTATTCGGTGTGGGGCAGCGAGATCTCCACGGTTTTACCCCCCGCCTCTTCGAGCAGGGCTATGCCCCGGCGCACGGCCTCATCCACCTCGGGGTCAAGACCGGCCCCGAAGTATTCCTTGGGGATGCCGATGGTCAACCCCTTGCAATCGGGGGCAAGAGCCGCGGTGTAATCCGGGACCTTCTGGTTGACCGAGGTGGAATCACGCGGGTCGTAGCCGCTGATGGCGCCCAGCATGATGGCGGCGTCGCGCACATCCTTGGCGAGCGGCCCGACCTGATCCAGGGACGAGGCATAGGCCAGCAACCCAAAGCGGGAGACCCTTCCGTAGGTGGGTTTGATCCCGACGATGCCGCAGTGGGAGGCGGGCTGGCGGATGGAGCCGCCGGTGTCCGAGCCCAGGGAGGCGATGCATTCGTCCGCCGCCACCGAGGCCGCCGAGCCGCCGCTGGAACCGCCGCAGACATGGGCGAGGTTCCAGGGATTTTTCGGTGTCCCGTAGGCGCAGTTTTCATTGGCCGAGCCCATGGCAAACTCATCCATGCTTACCTTGCCGAGGATCACCGCGCCATTGTTGCGGAGTTTTTCCACCACCGTGGCGTCGTAGGGGGGGATGAAGGGTTCAAGGATCTTGGAGCCGGCAGTGGTGCGCAGCCCTTTGGTGCAGAGGACATCCTTGATGGAGAGGGGGATGCCGCACAGGCTTCCGCCCTCGCCCCGTTGCCGCTGGGTATCCGCGGCCGCGGCTTGGGCGAGAGCGCCGTCGCGGTCCAGGGTGATATAGGCGTTGACCTTTGGTTCCACCCCGTCGATGCGGTCAAGCACCGAACGGGTCAGCTCCAGGGAGGAGATCTCTCCGGAGGCAAGGAGATCCTGCAAGGCATGAATGGTTAAGGCGTGGAGTTCCATAATGCACCGTACCGCTGCTGATTTTCCGGATGTCCGCTATTGGCGCGGAGAGCGCGAATAAAAACGGACCTCGGAAAGGAGGTCCGTAACGGGCAGGCAAACACGTATTTCGTTGCCGTTAACACTGACTGTCACGGCGTCTAAATAACCTTGGGCACCACGAAAGCCTCGCCGTTCTGCAGCGGACCATTGGCCAAGGCTTCTTGCTGGGGCAAGGATTCTCGGGTTTCATCTGCGCGGAAGGCATTATGGATGGCCAGGGCATGGGTCGTGGGCTGAACAGAGGTGGTGTCCAGCTCGCCCAGTTTTTCCACATAGCTGAGAATGCCATCCAGCTGCAGGGTGGTTTTTTCCACCTCTGCTTCCGACAGGGAAAGCCGCGCCAGTTTGGCGACATATCGTACTTCTTCCGGGGTGATTTTCATGCTCTGATTTGTAACGTATTCAGCCGGGCAAGTCAATCCCTGATGGCTTTGCAAGAGGGGATGATGAGACAGGTCCGCGATATAAATTTAAAGAAGCCAAAGTGGCCACTGTCGCCGGTGGTTTTTACTTCCTGTTGGAAGCGCGGCTGTTGCGAAGTCTGCGATTTCAACAATGCCGTGCGGGGCTTGGTCGTTTTCCCGCGAAGCCCAGAGGGTTAGTTTGTGCTCATTTTCGCTTGGTTCTCGAGAACCTCGGTAAAGACCCGCACCACCTCGGGGTCAAACTGGCTCCCGGCGCAGCGCCGCATTTCGGTAATGGCCGCCTTGAGCTCCAGGTTCTGTTTGTAACTGCGCTTGGAGGTCATGGCGTCATAGCTGTCCGCCACGGTGATGATCTTGGTCAACAGGTTGATCTCATCGCCACCCAAACCGTCGGGATACCCCTTGCCGTCCATGCGTTCGTGGTGGTGGCGGACGAGGAAGAGCTCTTCTTTCATGAAGGTCAGGGGCTTGATGATGTTGGCCCCGACCTCCGGATGTTTTTTCATCAGCAGCCATTCTTCATCGGTGAGCGGCCCGGGTTTGCGGATGTAGTTGACATCCACCACCAGCTTGCCGATGTCGTGCACCTTGCAGGCCCGATCCAGGACGGTCATATCGTCCTGCCCCAACCGCATGGCCCGGCCAATCTCCATGGCATAGAGATTGACCCGGGTGGTATGGCCCGCGGTATACATGTCCTTTTCTTCCAGGGCGGTTTGCAGGGTGAGCATGGTGTTCAGGGCGGAGATTTCCAGATTTTCGTTGTATTCTTCCAGCAGCCTGTTTTTTTCCGCCAGCTCCTTGGTTTTGTTGCGCACCTCGGTTTCCAGGTTTTCCTTGTAGGCCTTCTCCTGGAGGACGTACATCCGTTTTTCAATGGCCCGTTTGACCTTGATGTTGAAGATGTCCAGATCTTCGATGGGCTTGGGGATGAAGTCGTAGGCCCCCAGGTTGATGGCCTTGACCGCATACTCCATGGAGCCCGCGCCGGTGAGAAAGATCACCGGGATCCCGTAATTCCGCTCGTTGATGAACTTGAGGGTTTCAAAGCCGTCCAAGCCGGGCATGTTGATGTCGAGGATGATGAGATCGAAATCGCCGTTCAGGGCTGCCAGGGCATCTTCGCCGCTGGCGCAGGGTACGACCGAGTGGCCGAACATGGTGAGGATCTTGTAGACGGCCTCCCGAACCAGGGTGTCGTCGTCTGCGATGAGGATTTTTGCCTGTGCCATGGTGAAGTGATCCTTAGGGGTGTGTATAACCACGGCCCGTCTGGCCGCAATGACTATCATTTTTATAACACAGAGTTTCCTTTAAAAAGTCCAGTGTTTTTTTGCCGTAGCCAGGGCCGCATCCAGTGCGGGTAAGGCCCTTTTTGTCTGGGTTAGGGCGGTGCATGCCGCGGGGCTGAGTTCTCCCGTTCCGGCCATTTCATGGAGGCTGGCCAGCACGCCATCGGCAAGGCCTTGCAGAAAGTAGCCTCCCTCCAGCACCAAGACCAGCCTGCCATCGCAGAGTTCCGCGGCCAGGTCGACCATCACCTTGGTCATGTAGGCAAAGCCGGTGGTGGTAACCGCCATGGTGCCAAGGGGGTCGGAGACATGGGTATCGTAACCGGCGGAGACCATGAGGCAGTCCGGCTTGTACTGGCGGGCCACCGGGGCAATGAGCTCGTTCATGATTCGGGCAAAGTCCTGATCGCCTTGGCCGCCTGGCAACGGGACATTGAGGGTGTAGCCCTTGCCCTTGCCCGCGCCGGTTTCCGCAAGGGAGCCGGTGCCGGGATAATACGGGTACTGGTGGGTGGAGCAGTACAGCACCTCGTCGGTGTCGTAAAAGGAGTGCTGGGTGCCGTTGCCGTGGTGCAAATCCCAGTCGAAGATGAGGATCCGCTCCATGCCGAGATGTTTCAGGCCATAGCGGGCGCCGATGGCGACATTGTTGAACAGGCAGAAACCTCTGGCGATGTCCGCTTCGGCATGATGTCCGGGGGGACGCACTAGGGCTGCGGCATTGTCGGCCTGGCCGGCGGCCACCAGTTTGAGGCCGGTGATCACCGCACCGGCGGCAAGCACCGCCGCCTCGTAGGAACGGGGCGAGGTGTGGGTATCGGGGTCCAGCGCATCGAACTGCTTGCCCGCTGTTTCGGCCACCCGTTCGATGTAAGCGGGGGTATGGTTCAGGGCCAGATCATCGTAGCCGGCAGGCTCGCATTCGGGGAAAAGATAGGCCCCAGTCTCTTCCGGCCGGGCCAAGGCCTGGTAAATGGCAGTAAGGCGCTCCGGGCTTTCCACGTGGTCGTAACCCGGATCATGTTCAAGAAAGAGCGGATCCTTCAGAACCGCGGTTTTTCGGCGCATGGTGTTTGTTTCCTTAATAGTGTTTTGGCCATCCAGATGACGACATTATTGTTGTACACGGCTAAACTGGATGGTGCGGGTTTCGGTGACAAGATAATCGAGCTGCTCATCGTGGTTTTTAAGGGGCACCGCCGCAACCACCTGGAGATCAAAGGCCAGGCCGATCCGCAGGGCCTGGGGCGCCGCCGTCTGGAGAAAGCGGTCATAATAGCCGCCGCCGTAACCCAGCCGTCCTCCCTTGGCGTCAAAGACGCTGCCCGGCGTCACCACCACCTCGATGGAGGCAGGGTCCACCAGGGGCAAAGATTCTAATGGTTCCGGAATGGAGCAATAGCCCGGGGCAAGATCCCGGATTATATCGGTGATGGCATAGGGCAGCAGTCGGTGTTCCGCAGGCAGGGTCAGGGGCACGCTCACCGTTACCCCCCTGTCCAGGCAATGCGTGATGAGCCCCAGGGTTTCCACTTCGCTCCGGAAGCTGACATAGGTGAAAATGGTGCGGGCAGCGGCAAATTCCGGCAGAGCGAGAAGGCGTTCGGTAATAGCCCGGCTTTTACGCTGTCTTTCTCCCGCCAAGAGGGTATCGCGGGCGGCCAATATCTTTGTCCGCAGGGTGGTTCGCTCTTCTGCCATTATTGCTCCTTGTCTCAATCCCTCGGATTATAACGCAACAGCGTGCAGAGGCGAACTTTTTTGTTTTGTGCTTTGCGCGGATTGCTGCTTTGCGGTATATTGAAGGAAATGATTAAATTCCAGACGGAAAGAGCGGGAGACGCATCCATGTTTGAAGAATGGCAACGATTGGAGCAGGACGGAATCCCGGTATATGTGCAGCCGGAAAAGCCGGACTGGTTCGTGCCCGATCACCTGGCCGACTGCTTGTTGCAGGAACTGCAACAGGGGGGGAATTATGGTGCCGATAACGAGTCATCTGAAAAAGATCTTTCTCTCCGGAGACTGACGCGCCAACGACTTGTCTCCCAGCTTGGTGACGGGGCGGTTGCTCCGTACCCTGGCCGATACCCACTTCTTGCCCTGAACAGTCTGAAGGAATGCTGGTTTCACCTCACCGACCGCTGCAATCTGGCTTGTCGTCATTGTCTGTTCGGCGCTTCCCCGGCCCAGGCGGCCACCCTTACCCCGGAGGCCTTGGCCCAGGGTATCGGGGAGGCCAGAGATCTTGGTTGCACCCTCTTCTATTTCACCGGCGGCGAACCTTTTGTCTATCAGGGGTTTGTCCCCATGGTGGCCGAGGTGCTTGCTGAGCCAGAGGTCCATGTGGTGGTGCTCAGCAATGGGTTGCTGATCCGGGAACACCTCGGCGCGCTTATATCCTTGCCCAGGGAACGATTCCATCTGCAGCTCAGCATGGATGGGCTGGCGGAGCAGCATGATGCCTTACGCGGCAAGGGCACCTTTGCCGGATTGCTGGAGAATTTGGAATTGCTCAAGGAAGCGGGTTTTCCGGTGACTCTGTCCGTGGCGGTGAACCGGAGCAATGTTGGCGAATTGGCTGAGCTTGTCGCCTTTGCCGCCGATCGGGGGATCGATAATATCCATCTGCTCTGGCATTTTGTCCGGGGCAAGGGGAGTCTGGAGCAGTTCGTCTCCCCTGCCCAGATTCTCCCCGAGCTGATCCGGGCCCAGGAGATGGCGGAAAAATGCGGGGTGCGCATCGACAATGTGGAAACCCTGCGCAGTCAGGTATTCAGCACCCCCTCCACTCGGCATGATCTCTCCAACACGGCTTGGGAATCACTGGCCGTGGGGCCGGACGGCATGATCTACCCCTCTCCAGCCCTGGTGGGCATGGCGGACTTGGCCTGCGGCGCTTTGGCCGATGGGTTGGAAACGGTTTGGCGCCAGAGCCCGGTGCTGGAGAAGATTCGTAAGGCAAGCCTGCTGGCAAGCGAGCGTTATCTGGCAAACCCCTTGCGTTTTTTGGTGGGCGGAGGTGATCTGGATCACAGCTACCTGGCCGGCGTTGCTCTGGTTGGGCACGATCCCTATGTGGAGTTATACAATACCCTGGCCCTTTGGCTGATCAGCAGGCAGGCCCGTCAATATCCCGTGCGCACCCAGGGGGAAATCCTCCTGCGCATGGGCGAGGTGCGCTACGATTGCCCGGATGGTGGGCAGGAGGTGGCGCTCACCCATTGCAACTGCGTGCTCTCTCTCTCCGATGACCAAGGACACGCCATGGTGCGGGAGTTTTACGGGAGGGCCGCCATAACCGCCAACGAGGAGATCGTCAATCCCTTTGCCCCGGACCAGGCCCTGGCCAATTTTATCCCGGCCGATTCCCGGAAGAAATCCTACGGTTGCGGCAGTCCGGTCAAGGATGCCGAGCCGCAACCCGGTGAGGTGCTGGTGGACCTGGGGAGCGGCAGCGGGGTCGAGTGCTTCATGGCCGCAGCCAAGGTGGGGCCATCCGGGCGGGTGATCGGCATCGATATGACCGAGGAGATGCTCCATCTGGCCGGGGTGGCCAAGGCAACGGTGGCGAGCCGACTGGGCTATGACAATGTGGAGTTCAAAAAAGGGTTTCTCGAAGATATTCCCCTGCCGGACACCACTGCCGATGTGGTGATTTCCAACTGCGTGATCAATCTCAGTCCG
Proteins encoded in this window:
- a CDS encoding rhodanese-like domain-containing protein, with the protein product MKRYLHLSAVLILLLLTAACSDHNPPENQEVPAGSEAPPIFRSLSPPEAKALIESRKDLVLVDVRSPQELNEGSIAGSQLMPFGELAQGRMTLPTGQPLLLICAVGGRSYAVGQYFSGKGYGEIYNLGGGISAWKGAGLPLQSR
- a CDS encoding aminotransferase class V-fold PLP-dependent enzyme; the encoded protein is MPDSSSPIYLDNAATSFPKPPEVAEAMHRLIQEISLSPGRSAHRFSLAASRVIFEARERIAEFFDCPDSSRVAFTSNVTEALNVGIFGLLEPGDHVLTTGMEHNSVMRPLRYLEKTRGIRLEILPTDITGGIDPDDIPNHLHDKTRLLIINHVSNVTGAMADLAAIGVRKGGALLMVDAAQSAGVFPLKMEGMGIDFLAFTGHKGLFGPPGTGGFLLREGIMAPPLKMGGTGSNSELEEQPQQMPDCFESGTPNTLGIGGLAAGLAFIQKTGRETIRRHEAHLTRLLLEGLSQIEGITVHGPAASANRGSAVSLTMAGKSVSDLAFLLDRNYAIMARAGLHCAPAAHRSIGTFPQGTLRLSPGFFNTEAEIQTVLAALKQISTT
- a CDS encoding PilZ domain-containing protein, whose amino-acid sequence is MADETRSLKRRHLVYYLEVYDDDANELLGHLVDLTTSGLKLVSKQRIPTNRNYRLRMMLPEGYFSQKDLYFEAKSMWSSNDINPDFYDTGFAAPELAPAAQDIIRDLVSQISFND
- a CDS encoding DUF3185 domain-containing protein — encoded protein: MKTNTVLAITLIAIGILALTYQGITYTTEEKVVDLGPIQMTAEKTKTLPLPPIVGAVTLVAGIVLLVRGGKSG
- a CDS encoding methyl-accepting chemotaxis protein, producing the protein MNFVKQLTIKGMLRLLVCLPLLFLVASLLLNSAESYTNLRQAESLKELAAIAALNTEIAHEAQKERGMTAGFLGSKGLKFADRLPAQRGETDQRIAALQDFLAHSKADKADPALREKLQTALAGIGTITTLRQQVDAQAIAGSEAIGFYTGVIHDFLSTIPMIARTSPDQKIMKALTAYYNFVEAKERMGIERAVLSNTFANDSFAPGMYRQCVEILSAQKVFLDTFQAFAEDQAKEFYKEKMTAPAVGEVAAMETVALDRHLEGGFGIQPEHWFDTITKKIELMKEVETWLGADLVALADSHMQEGRSSLISTASSALIVIALSVLMAAYLSSLIVGTLEQISDELTNGATEVNAAAGQVSSVSQSLADGAGNQAAAIEETSASLEEIAAVTKQNADNVAQANTLAGEARQVIDTANESMGLLTQSMGEIAKASEETSKIVKTIDEIAFQTNLLALNAAVEAARAGEAGAGFAVVADEVRNLAMRASEAAKNTAGLIEGTVSKVQAGSKLVSATNLSFREAAESTAKIAMLMSEIANASQEQATGVGQVNLAVTELDTVTQQNAATAEETASASEELNAQAEQMKETVRTLTALVRGTD
- the yedF gene encoding sulfurtransferase-like selenium metabolism protein YedF, with the protein product MNTVLDCRGLACPQPVIRAKELLDSLSQGSVEVLVDNEAAQSNLERFGKSMGCAVAVRSSGETRHITISKGTDEGAAKTPAPEEEYRCDLPGNALIYVIPAETMGRGDDALGNILMRAYIKTIKSLSPLPGKIFFYNTGVKITASESDLIAPLRELADLGVEIYSCGTCLDFLHLKDSLLVGQVTNMFEIMDAMAQANKVASPY
- a CDS encoding SHOCT domain-containing protein, which translates into the protein MWNQDCWAGWGHGPGFGGMIMMLVFWALIIAGIVMFVDWIRKRKLPRHGETPLDILKKRYAQGEIDKDEFDRIKKDLES